A genomic region of Candidatus Zixiibacteriota bacterium contains the following coding sequences:
- a CDS encoding IS256 family transposase: DESTIKLLYMALENIMKKWTMPIRNWSLAVHQFAIRFGQRVPKI; encoded by the coding sequence ACGATGAGTCAACCATTAAATTGCTGTATATGGCTCTTGAGAATATTATGAAAAAGTGGACCATGCCGATTAGGAACTGGTCGCTGGCAGTCCATCAATTTGCGATACGATTCGGCCAAAGAGTACCCAAGATATGA